One genomic region from Pseudomonadota bacterium encodes:
- a CDS encoding Hsp20/alpha crystallin family protein: MALVKWTPFRDLMTIQDQINRLFEDSLQRTDEKGLSVPSWQPLVDIYEDGQAIVIKAELPEVDEKDIQVNIEDGTLTIKGERKLEQEEKKENYHRVERFYGSFVRSFDLPTTVDQDDINAAYDKGVLKITLPKREEVKPKKVDIKIQ, translated from the coding sequence ATGGCACTGGTAAAATGGACACCGTTTCGCGATTTAATGACTATTCAGGATCAGATCAACCGGTTGTTTGAGGATAGTTTGCAGCGCACGGATGAAAAAGGACTATCCGTACCCTCATGGCAGCCCTTGGTGGATATCTACGAGGATGGACAGGCGATAGTTATTAAAGCCGAGCTGCCGGAGGTGGATGAAAAGGATATCCAGGTTAACATTGAAGATGGAACATTGACCATTAAAGGTGAGCGCAAACTTGAACAGGAGGAAAAGAAGGAAAATTATCATCGGGTTGAACGTTTCTATGGTTCCTTTGTGCGCTCTTTCGATCTGCCGACTACTGTTGATCAGGATGATATTAACGCGGCTTATGATAAGGGCGTTTTAAAAATTACCCTGCCGAAGAGAGAGGAAGTAAAGCCGAAGAAAGTTGATATCAAAATCCAGTAA
- a CDS encoding EscU/YscU/HrcU family type III secretion system export apparatus switch protein, which produces MTDILEEQPSRKKLMAAALRYEQGKQKAPAVVAKGSGVVAEKIIEMAKRHGIPLQENSELVQVLMKLEINQEIPAELYQVVADILAMIYRASQQYQP; this is translated from the coding sequence GTGACTGATATTTTGGAGGAACAACCATCCCGAAAAAAGTTGATGGCGGCGGCATTGCGCTATGAGCAGGGGAAGCAGAAAGCCCCGGCCGTGGTAGCCAAGGGCTCCGGGGTGGTGGCTGAAAAGATCATTGAAATGGCCAAGCGCCATGGCATCCCTCTACAGGAAAATTCTGAACTGGTGCAGGTGCTGATGAAACTGGAAATCAATCAGGAAATTCCAGCGGAGCTCTACCAGGTTGTTGCTGATATCCTGGCGATGATCTACCGGGCCAGTCAGCAATATCAGCCATAA
- a CDS encoding gamma-glutamylcyclotransferase family protein, with amino-acid sequence MVEKLNNRLKVLTEMRKAAVAETNCFFFYGSLMKRYPNFNRFLKRKTLSIRPAYCQGFLYHLPIGFPGLIPFENCQDLVVGELMTFKHPEKIMKIIDRLEGFYPDNLQKSVYIRVKLPVIVEKTKSPDDFKEQDAWVYTYPWEHLSPEHQKEFFISCGNWKLFCEQPRIKEPRRISNLFRKMRRSPDPQHVHIEPGFCMDEEMHGFWSSSIACNQLCKNRELCRANRRKQINNLHQL; translated from the coding sequence ATGGTTGAAAAACTGAATAATCGCCTTAAAGTACTGACTGAAATGAGAAAAGCCGCAGTGGCTGAAACCAACTGCTTTTTTTTCTATGGCAGTTTAATGAAGCGCTATCCTAATTTCAATCGGTTTTTAAAACGGAAAACCCTTTCCATCAGACCGGCATACTGCCAGGGTTTTCTCTACCATCTGCCCATTGGTTTCCCCGGGCTCATCCCATTTGAAAACTGCCAGGATCTGGTTGTAGGTGAGCTGATGACGTTCAAGCATCCGGAAAAAATCATGAAAATTATTGACCGGTTGGAAGGTTTTTATCCTGACAACCTGCAAAAAAGCGTCTATATCAGGGTAAAACTGCCGGTCATTGTTGAAAAAACAAAATCCCCGGATGACTTTAAAGAACAGGATGCCTGGGTTTATACCTACCCATGGGAACATCTCAGCCCTGAACATCAGAAGGAGTTTTTTATTTCCTGTGGCAACTGGAAGTTATTCTGCGAACAGCCCCGAATTAAAGAACCTCGGCGGATCAGTAATTTATTCAGAAAAATGAGGCGTTCGCCAGATCCCCAACACGTTCATATTGAGCCCGGCTTCTGCATGGATGAAGAGATGCACGGATTCTGGAGTTCATCGATAGCCTGCAACCAGTTATGCAAAAACCGGGAATTATGCCGGGCAAATCGG